One stretch of Arachis hypogaea cultivar Tifrunner chromosome 20, arahy.Tifrunner.gnm2.J5K5, whole genome shotgun sequence DNA includes these proteins:
- the LOC112785360 gene encoding potassium channel KAT3 → MSLSCAKNFFQRFWMDEFQMPSFSHSSFLNNDLLPSLGARINQETRLRKYIVSPFDPRYRAWEMLLVVLVVYSAWICPFEFAFLTYKQDTLFIIDNIVNGFFAVDIVLTFFVAYLDSHSYLLVDDPKKIAIRYISTWFAFDVCSTAPFQPITLLFTNHSSEIGFKVLNMLRLWRLRRVSSLFARLEKDIRFNYFWTRCTKLIAVTLFAVHCAGCFNYLIADKYPDSKRTWIGATYPDFKEESLWDRYVTAMYWSIVTLTTTGYGDLHAENTREMLFDIFYMLFNLGLTSYIIGNMTNLVVHWTSRTRNFRDTVRAATEFASRNHLPPRIQDQMLSHICLKFKTEALKQQETLNDLPRAIRSSIAHHLFFPVVQRVYLFKGVSHDFLFQLVSEMEAEYFPPREDVVLQTESSTDLYVLVSGAVDLVQYVDGQEQLFRKVFAVDTFGEIGALYHVPQPFTVRTTELSQILRLNRTSLTNVLHANPRDAQIITDNLFMRSKGHQEPGLEYPSADPRLFLQKLLHGGNKRGRFSRTCTASEANLQDDHHSISAEDGKRDDQDMVEILLERDANANTPKVPVQQLKSKSISDQIVTCEKEMKSSGEYRIQVVEPEILNLDRNDSTMNKSKDASGFMKKRVTIHLLSGCKTNPQGQYGKLIILPESLEELLNIAGEKFGGLKPTKVINEKNAEIDDTNVIRDGDHLFFLCSDSENLTL, encoded by the exons ATGTCGCTTTCCTGTGCCAAGAACTTCTTCCAGAGGTTCTGGATGGATGAATTCCAAATGCCAAGTTTCTCACACAGCAGCTTCTTGAACAATGACCTCTTACCATCTCTTGGAGCAAGAATAAACCAGGAAACTCGCCTTCGAAAATACATAGTTTCGCCTTTCGACCCACGTTATAG GGCTTGGGAGATGTTACTGGTTGTTCTAGTGGTTTACTCAGCCTGGATTTGTCCCTTTGAGTTCGCGTTTCTGACTTACAAGCAAGACACGCTATTCATCATAGATAACATAGTGAATGGCTTCTTCGCAGTTGACATCGTCCTCACATTCTTCGTGGCCTACTTAGACAGCCACTCATATCTTCTGGTTGATGATCCAAAGAAAATTGCAATCAGGTACATATCTACCTGGTTTGCCTTTGATGTATGCTCCACAGCACCATTCCAGCCAATCACCCTCCTCTTCACAAACCACAGCAGTGAGATTGGTTTCAAAGTCCTTAACATGCTTCGATTATGGAGGCTCAGACGAGTCAGCTCTCTTTTTGCCAG ACTCGAAAAGGACATTCGCTTCAACTACTTCTGGACAAGGTGCACAAAGCTTATTGCT GTAACATTGTTCGCAGTACATTGTGCCGGCTGCTTCAACTATCTGATTGCAGATAAGTACCCGGATTCAAAGAGAACCTGGATTGGCGCCACGTACCCGGATTTCAAAGAAGAAAGCCTCTGGGACAGATATGTGACTGCAATGTACTGGTCCATTGTCACTCTTACAACCACCGGCTATGGAGATTTGCATGCAGAGAACACCAGAGAGATGCTGTTTGATATCTTCTACATGCTCTTCAACTTGGGTTTAAcatcatacatcattggaaacaTGACCAACCTAGTTGTTCACTGGACCAGCCGCACCAGAAACTTC AGAGATACAGTGAGAGCAGCCACTGAGTTCGCTTCCAGAAACCATCTTCCACCACGGATACAGGATCAGATGTTGTCACACATATGCTTGAAGTTCAAGACAGAAGCATTGAAGCAGCAAGAAACACTGAATGATCTGCCAAGGGCGATTCGTTCAAGCATTGCACACCATCTGTTCTTTCCAGTTGTGCAAAGGGTCTACCTCTTCAAAGGAGTCTCCCATGACTTCCTTTTCCAACTG gtTTCAGAAATGGAAGCTGAGTATTTCCCACCCAGGGAAGATGTGGTACTGCAAACCGAATCATCTACAGACTTGTACGTTCTGGTTTCAGGGGCAGTG GATCTTGTTCAATACGTGGATGGCCAAGAACAA CTCTTTAGGAAAGTATTTGCAGTAGATACGTTTGGTGAGATTGGTGCATTATATCATGTACCTCAGCCTTTCACAGTTCGGaccacagagctttctcaaattCTAAGACTCAACAGAACATCACTCACCAATGTTTTGCATGCAAATCCCAGAGATGCACAGATCATAACGGATAACCTCTTCATG AGGTCAAAGGGGCATCAAGAGCCAGGCTTGGAATATCCGAGTGCGGATCCTAGATTGTTTCTTCAGAAACTGCTTCACGGAGGCAACAAAAGAGGCAGATTTTCCCGCACATGTACGGCTTCTGAGGCCAATTTGCAGGATGATCATCATTCAATCAGTGCTGAAGATGGCAAAAGAgatgatcaagacatggttgaaattcTGCTTGAGAGAGACGCAAATGCAAATACCCCAAAAGTTCCAGTGCAACAGCTCAAAAGCAAGAGCATCTCTGACCAAATAGTGACTTGTGAAAAAGAGATGAAATCTTCAGGAGAATATAGAATACAGGTTGTGGAGCCAGAAATACTTAACCTTGATAGGAATGACTCAACCATGAACAAAAGTAAAGATGCTTCTGGGTTCATGAAGAAGAGAGTCACAATCCACTTGCTAAGCGGGTGCAAAACTAACCCACAGGGACAGTACGGAAAGTTGATCATCCTTCCTGAATCATTGGAAGAGCTGCTCAACATTGCTG GTGAAAAATTTGGAGGCTTGAAACCTACAAAAGTAATTAATGAAAAGAATGCAGAGATAGACGACACAAACGTCATTAGAGATGGGGATCATCTCTTCTTTCTTTGTAGTGATAGTGAAAATTTGACATTATGA
- the LOC112785361 gene encoding mannosyl-oligosaccharide 1,2-alpha-mannosidase MNS3 isoform X2, translating into MLTHTSPGDVVSKDQTIGNRNREGISITNGAGRLKKLWRRAPRLPPRLPPDAKGTNNGIGHATENRDARTMWITRKQKVKDAFIHAWSGYKKYAMGHDELMPLSHHGTDGLGGLGATVVDALDTAMIMGIDEVVAEAGTWIEENLSDRISKKGQVNLFETTIRVLGGLLSAYHLSGGEKGMNITHAGPKPAVYLETAKNLADRLLSAFTASPTAIPFSDVILHDSSGRAAPGGLSSTAEVSTLQLEFNYLSSVSGDQKYSLEAMKVMDHIKTLPKTEGLVPIYISPHSGQFSGENYRLGSRGDSYYEYLLKVWLQSGASRDSNTSYLYDMYKEAMNGVRHLLVRKTIPNGLVFIGELPYGLNGDFSPKMDHLVCFLSGTLALGATKGLTKEQAMKNNMLNFEDLENMKLAEDLAKTCFEMYAVTSTGLAPEIAYFHTEEYSEQDLDGGNKSSEYVNDIIIKPADRHNLLRPETVESLFVLYRITEDPKYREWGWQIFEAFEKYTKVDTGGYCSLDDVTSIPPHKRDKMETFFLGETLKYLYLLFSDSSLIPLDKFVFNTEAHPIPIKLKS; encoded by the exons ATGCTGACACATACAAGTCCTGGTGACGTAGTTTCTAAGGATCAAACAATAGGAAATAGAAACAGGGAAGGTATCAGTATTACTAATGGTGCTGGTAGATTGAAGAAGTTATGGAGACGGGCTCCAAGGCTTCCTCCTCGGTTACCACCTGATGCTAAAGGGACTAATAATGGTATTGGTCATGCAACTGAAAATCGAGATGCCAGAACAATGTGGATTACcaggaaacaaaaggtcaaagaTGCTTTTATTCATGCTTGGTCTGGCTACAAAAAATATGCAATGGGTCACGATGAACTTATGCCACTGAGCCACCATGGAACTGATGGATTAGGGGGATTAGGTGCTACAGTAGTGGATGCTCTTGATACAGCTATGATAATGGGCATTGATGAAGTTGTTGCCGAAGCAGGAACCTGGATTGAAGAAAACCTTTCTGATAGAATTAGCAAAAAGGGCCAAGTAAATTTATTTGAAACCACAATACGGGTTCTGGGTGGCCTATTAAGTGCATACCATCTAAGTGGTGGGGAAAAGGGAATGAACATAACTCATGCAGGACCTAAACCTGCTGTTTATCTAGAAACTGCTAAGAATTTGGCTGACCGTCTGCTATCTGCTTTTACAGCCAGTCCAACAGCAATTCCATTTAGTGATGTTATTTTGCATGACTCTTCAGGCCGTGCAGCTCCTGGTGGATTGAGTAGCACAGCAGAAGTTTCCACTTTACAGCTAGAGTTTAATTATCTCAGTTCTGTATCTGGTGATCAGAAATATAGTTTGGAGGCAATGAAAGTCATGGATCACATAAAGACTCTTCCAAAGACTGAAGGACTAGTTCCCATCTATATTAG CCCTCATTCTGGTCAATTCAGTGGAGAAAATTACAGATTGGGATCCCGTGGTGACAGTTACTATGAGTACTTACTTAAAGTTTGGCTTCAGAGTGGAGCTAGCAGAGATAGTAATACATCGTATCTATATGATATGTATAAGGAAGCAATGAACGGCGTTAgacatcttcttgttcggaaaacAATTCCAAATGGATTAGTTTTTATTGGCGAATTGCCGTATGGATTAAATGGTGATTTCAGCCCAAAAATGGATCATCTG GTGTGTTTCTTATCTGGTACTCTTGCACTGGGTGCCACCAAAGGCCTCACAAAAGAACAAGCAATGAAAAACAACATGCTTAACTTTGAAGATCTGGAGAATATGAAGCTTGCAGAAGATCTGGCTAAAACATGCTTTGAGATGTATGCAGTAACTTCTACTGGTCTGGCTCCTGAAATTGCTTACTTTCATACTGAG GAGTATTCTGAACAAGATCTTGATGGAGGGAATAAGAGCTCAGAATACGTGAATGACATTATAATAAAACCTGCTGATCGTCATaatctcttgagacctgagactgTGGAGTCATTGTTTGTTTTATACCGCATTACTGAAGATCCAAA ATACCGCGAATGGGGTTGGCAAATCTTTGAAGCTTTTGAGAAATACACAAAGGTCGATACTGGTGGTTATTGTTCTCTGGATGACGTAACTAGTATTCCTCCGCATAAAAGAGACAAAATGGAGACTTTCTTTCTAGGAGAAACACTCAAGTACTTATACTTGCTTTTTTCGGACAGCTCTCTCATTCCATTGGATAAGTTCGTCTTTAACACGGAGGCACATCCTATACCGATCAAGTTGAAGAGTTAA
- the LOC112785361 gene encoding mannosyl-oligosaccharide 1,2-alpha-mannosidase MNS3 isoform X1, with the protein MSNSLPYSKKDVDYDNAKFRHRSFSKVITQSFLTSNRKRDCFSCSTGKFLLLLLIFGVAYLMLTHTSPGDVVSKDQTIGNRNREGISITNGAGRLKKLWRRAPRLPPRLPPDAKGTNNGIGHATENRDARTMWITRKQKVKDAFIHAWSGYKKYAMGHDELMPLSHHGTDGLGGLGATVVDALDTAMIMGIDEVVAEAGTWIEENLSDRISKKGQVNLFETTIRVLGGLLSAYHLSGGEKGMNITHAGPKPAVYLETAKNLADRLLSAFTASPTAIPFSDVILHDSSGRAAPGGLSSTAEVSTLQLEFNYLSSVSGDQKYSLEAMKVMDHIKTLPKTEGLVPIYISPHSGQFSGENYRLGSRGDSYYEYLLKVWLQSGASRDSNTSYLYDMYKEAMNGVRHLLVRKTIPNGLVFIGELPYGLNGDFSPKMDHLVCFLSGTLALGATKGLTKEQAMKNNMLNFEDLENMKLAEDLAKTCFEMYAVTSTGLAPEIAYFHTEEYSEQDLDGGNKSSEYVNDIIIKPADRHNLLRPETVESLFVLYRITEDPKYREWGWQIFEAFEKYTKVDTGGYCSLDDVTSIPPHKRDKMETFFLGETLKYLYLLFSDSSLIPLDKFVFNTEAHPIPIKLKS; encoded by the exons ATGTCCAACTCTCTACCCTACTCCAAGAAAGATGTTGACTACGATAACGCCAAGTTTCGCCACCGCTCTTTCTCAAAG GTCATTACTCAGAGCTTTCTCACCAGTAACCGAAAGCGGGATTGTTTTAGCTGTAGTACTGGAAAGTTTTTGCTTCTGTTACTGATCTTTGGTGTAGCATATCTTATGCTGACACATACAAGTCCTGGTGACGTAGTTTCTAAGGATCAAACAATAGGAAATAGAAACAGGGAAGGTATCAGTATTACTAATGGTGCTGGTAGATTGAAGAAGTTATGGAGACGGGCTCCAAGGCTTCCTCCTCGGTTACCACCTGATGCTAAAGGGACTAATAATGGTATTGGTCATGCAACTGAAAATCGAGATGCCAGAACAATGTGGATTACcaggaaacaaaaggtcaaagaTGCTTTTATTCATGCTTGGTCTGGCTACAAAAAATATGCAATGGGTCACGATGAACTTATGCCACTGAGCCACCATGGAACTGATGGATTAGGGGGATTAGGTGCTACAGTAGTGGATGCTCTTGATACAGCTATGATAATGGGCATTGATGAAGTTGTTGCCGAAGCAGGAACCTGGATTGAAGAAAACCTTTCTGATAGAATTAGCAAAAAGGGCCAAGTAAATTTATTTGAAACCACAATACGGGTTCTGGGTGGCCTATTAAGTGCATACCATCTAAGTGGTGGGGAAAAGGGAATGAACATAACTCATGCAGGACCTAAACCTGCTGTTTATCTAGAAACTGCTAAGAATTTGGCTGACCGTCTGCTATCTGCTTTTACAGCCAGTCCAACAGCAATTCCATTTAGTGATGTTATTTTGCATGACTCTTCAGGCCGTGCAGCTCCTGGTGGATTGAGTAGCACAGCAGAAGTTTCCACTTTACAGCTAGAGTTTAATTATCTCAGTTCTGTATCTGGTGATCAGAAATATAGTTTGGAGGCAATGAAAGTCATGGATCACATAAAGACTCTTCCAAAGACTGAAGGACTAGTTCCCATCTATATTAG CCCTCATTCTGGTCAATTCAGTGGAGAAAATTACAGATTGGGATCCCGTGGTGACAGTTACTATGAGTACTTACTTAAAGTTTGGCTTCAGAGTGGAGCTAGCAGAGATAGTAATACATCGTATCTATATGATATGTATAAGGAAGCAATGAACGGCGTTAgacatcttcttgttcggaaaacAATTCCAAATGGATTAGTTTTTATTGGCGAATTGCCGTATGGATTAAATGGTGATTTCAGCCCAAAAATGGATCATCTG GTGTGTTTCTTATCTGGTACTCTTGCACTGGGTGCCACCAAAGGCCTCACAAAAGAACAAGCAATGAAAAACAACATGCTTAACTTTGAAGATCTGGAGAATATGAAGCTTGCAGAAGATCTGGCTAAAACATGCTTTGAGATGTATGCAGTAACTTCTACTGGTCTGGCTCCTGAAATTGCTTACTTTCATACTGAG GAGTATTCTGAACAAGATCTTGATGGAGGGAATAAGAGCTCAGAATACGTGAATGACATTATAATAAAACCTGCTGATCGTCATaatctcttgagacctgagactgTGGAGTCATTGTTTGTTTTATACCGCATTACTGAAGATCCAAA ATACCGCGAATGGGGTTGGCAAATCTTTGAAGCTTTTGAGAAATACACAAAGGTCGATACTGGTGGTTATTGTTCTCTGGATGACGTAACTAGTATTCCTCCGCATAAAAGAGACAAAATGGAGACTTTCTTTCTAGGAGAAACACTCAAGTACTTATACTTGCTTTTTTCGGACAGCTCTCTCATTCCATTGGATAAGTTCGTCTTTAACACGGAGGCACATCCTATACCGATCAAGTTGAAGAGTTAA
- the LOC112785363 gene encoding uncharacterized protein → MLRSSTTASLRFFRHQSQFGNVDYAIWIVDHMNNMGYQPDAHTIGTIINGLCKMGNTPAAIAILRKTETRNCKPSVDVAGYNAIVDSLCKDGLVSEALSLFSEMTTKGIQPSTITYNCLIQGLCTFSRWQEAASLLSERKQKGIMPDTHTFTILMDALCKEGKISSARA, encoded by the exons ATGTTGCGTTCATCAACAACAGCTTCTCTGCGCTTCTTTCGGCACCAATCTCAATTTG GCAATGTGGATTATGCTATTTGGATTGTTGACCACATGAATAACATGGGATATCAACCCGACGCCCACACGATTGGAACAATTATAAATGGATTGTGCAAGATGGGCAACACCCCTGCTGCCATTGCCATTCTAAGGAAGACGGAAACAAGAAACTGCAAACCAAGTGTTGATGTTGCAGGTTATAACGCAATTGTGGATAGTCTTTGCAAGGATGGGCTGGTATCTGAGGCTCTGAGTCTATTCTCCGAAATGACAACGAAAGGTATACAACCCAGTACTATCACTTACAATTGCTTGATTCAAGGGCTGTGTACTTTCAGCAGATGGCAGGAGGCTGCATCTTTACTGAGCGAGAGAAAGCAAAAGGGAATTATGCCGGATACACATACTTTTACTATTTTAATGGATGCTCTTTGTAAAGAGGGAAAGATTTCAAGTGCTAGAGCCTAG